Proteins found in one Capsicum annuum cultivar UCD-10X-F1 unplaced genomic scaffold, UCD10Xv1.1 ctg67168, whole genome shotgun sequence genomic segment:
- the LOC124893921 gene encoding uncharacterized protein LOC124893921 — MMKNNFFFFRSSTNDANKTPSPPLKSKEVSSWRSVSLSSGSFYNSGLGKNNFTDLSKSPHGHSKKVHPKKSGRDSSRDLRVPVLIRTIRILTKEKVQMASEVSSMLQNQVAERASTKEESSILQAKLDSRTRRLETEKNELQSVLEKELDRRSSDWSLKLEKYQIEQHRLRERERELAEQNDSLQREVSSFNEKEVDNRIKMSFSEKHLEDLSKRIEQVLEENQNLR, encoded by the exons atgatgaagaacaacttcttcttttttcgatCATCAACTAATGATGCAAACAAGACCCCTTCACCACCATTAAAGTCCAAGGAAGTTTCTTCTTGGAGGAGTGTTTCATTGTCATCTGGATCCTTCTATAACAGTGGgttaggaaaaaataatttcacgGATCTAAGCAAATCTCCCCATGGTCACAGTAAGAAAGTTCATCCTAAGAAATCTGGTCGTGATTCAAGCCG AGACCTTAGAGTTCCAGTGTTGATTCGGACTATTAGAATATTGACAAAGGAGAAGGTACAAATGGCTTCTGAAGTTTCAAGCATGCTACAGAATCAAGTTGCTGAAAGGGCTTCTACTAAGGAAGAATCCAGCATATTACAGGCAAAACTAGATTCACGGACACGAAGATTGGAGACAGAAAAGAATGAGTTACAATCAGTACTGGAAAAGGAGTTGGATAGAAGATCCAGCGATTGGTCTCTAAAACTTGAGAAATACCAAATTGAACAGCATAGACTCCGTGAAAGGGAGAGGGAGCTTGCAGAGCAAAATGACTCTCTACAAAGGGAAGTCTCTTCATTTAATGAGAAGGAAGTAGATAATAGAATCAAGATGTCATTTTCGGAGAAACACCTTGAAGATTTGTCTAAGAGAATAGAGCAAGTGTTAGAGgagaatcaaaatctaaggtag